One Tunturibacter gelidoferens genomic region harbors:
- a CDS encoding S9 family peptidase yields the protein MTRFCLLPGLVLLASVSGFASGPGDRVATDPKSVISAESAAGGSPMPVGELLQTVRLAGSTWSPDGKQIGYISNASGRLNLWVMQADGTGARQLLKSNDRQSSPAFTKDGKEIVFEQDKGGDELYDLYAVSVSGGEPRDLTNTDKTSESGPLFSKNGKWLAFGSKEKVESSTNLAVMEWPAGTARLLTHEKDPKASWDAVDWSPDGRYVYAVRQVGTEDADVYRVEVKSGAAENLTAHTGKVLMLASAVSPDGKTLLMTSNEKGGYANVALLDVASKKRRWVTDTQWEAHAGGFSPRGDTFTYILNADGRATINFVDGKTLKASDRGVPAGLNTPGAGPTAFREDGSYLFSHQDSTHAPNLYLLSAGGTVTQVTHNESPVLTSATLPSSQLVTYKSFDGKMISALVWVPFNLKRDGTAPVVVMPHGGPTGQTLDSFSPRAILLVSRGYVVIAPNVRGSTGYGMEFQKANYKDLGGADLKDEIAGVDFLKATGFVDAKKVGIWGGSYGGFMTLMAIGKNPEMWAAAVDEYGILDWYTMLAHEDAQLQEYEKSLLGDPVVDKAVYEASSPLKYIREEKAPLLVLQGERDIRVPKEEAEQVVEILKKEGRTVDAVYYPEEGHGFIKREHQVDELTRSVGWFDKYLKGETKAQ from the coding sequence ATGACACGCTTCTGCTTGTTGCCTGGGTTGGTTTTGCTGGCTTCGGTTTCGGGATTTGCTTCGGGGCCGGGTGACAGGGTGGCGACGGACCCCAAGAGCGTGATTTCGGCAGAGAGTGCGGCTGGGGGTTCTCCGATGCCGGTGGGTGAGTTGTTGCAGACGGTGCGACTGGCGGGTTCTACGTGGTCCCCGGATGGCAAGCAGATTGGATACATCAGCAATGCTTCGGGGCGGCTGAATCTCTGGGTGATGCAGGCGGATGGCACGGGTGCGCGGCAGTTGTTGAAGTCCAATGACCGTCAGTCGAGTCCGGCGTTCACCAAAGACGGCAAAGAGATTGTGTTTGAGCAGGACAAGGGCGGCGATGAGCTGTATGACCTGTATGCGGTTTCGGTGAGTGGAGGCGAGCCGAGAGACCTGACGAATACGGACAAGACGAGCGAGAGTGGGCCCTTGTTTTCTAAAAACGGCAAGTGGTTGGCGTTTGGCAGCAAGGAGAAGGTGGAGTCTTCGACCAATCTCGCGGTGATGGAGTGGCCTGCGGGAACGGCGCGGTTGTTGACGCACGAGAAGGATCCGAAGGCCTCGTGGGATGCTGTGGATTGGAGTCCGGATGGTCGATATGTCTATGCGGTGCGGCAGGTGGGGACGGAGGATGCTGACGTCTATCGCGTGGAGGTGAAGAGCGGGGCGGCGGAGAACCTGACGGCGCATACGGGAAAGGTGTTGATGCTGGCGTCCGCGGTGTCGCCGGATGGGAAGACGCTGCTGATGACTTCGAATGAGAAGGGCGGGTACGCGAATGTTGCGTTGCTCGATGTGGCGTCGAAGAAGAGGCGGTGGGTGACGGATACGCAGTGGGAGGCGCATGCGGGAGGATTTTCGCCAAGGGGCGACACGTTTACCTACATCCTGAATGCGGATGGACGGGCGACGATCAACTTTGTGGATGGAAAGACGCTGAAGGCGAGCGATCGAGGAGTGCCCGCCGGGTTGAACACTCCGGGTGCGGGCCCGACTGCGTTTCGTGAAGATGGAAGCTACCTGTTTTCGCATCAGGACTCGACGCATGCGCCGAATCTTTATTTGTTGAGCGCAGGCGGGACTGTGACGCAGGTGACGCATAACGAGAGCCCGGTGTTGACTTCTGCTACGCTGCCCTCGTCGCAGCTTGTGACGTATAAGAGCTTCGATGGGAAGATGATCTCGGCGCTGGTATGGGTGCCGTTTAATTTGAAGCGGGATGGGACCGCACCAGTGGTGGTGATGCCGCATGGCGGGCCTACGGGACAGACGCTGGACAGCTTCAGTCCGCGGGCGATTCTGCTGGTGTCGCGCGGGTACGTGGTGATTGCGCCGAATGTGCGCGGATCGACGGGCTATGGGATGGAGTTCCAGAAGGCGAACTACAAAGACCTTGGCGGCGCGGATCTGAAGGATGAGATTGCCGGCGTCGATTTCTTGAAGGCCACTGGATTTGTCGACGCGAAGAAGGTGGGGATCTGGGGCGGGTCGTATGGCGGATTTATGACGTTGATGGCGATCGGAAAGAATCCGGAGATGTGGGCGGCGGCGGTGGATGAGTACGGGATTCTGGACTGGTACACGATGCTGGCGCATGAGGATGCGCAGCTGCAGGAGTATGAGAAGTCCCTGCTGGGCGATCCAGTGGTGGACAAGGCAGTGTATGAGGCTTCGTCGCCGCTGAAGTACATCCGGGAGGAGAAGGCTCCGCTACTGGTGCTGCAGGGTGAGCGCGATATTCGCGTGCCGAAGGAGGAGGCCGAGCAGGTGGTGGAGATTCTGAAGAAGGAGGGGCGCACGGTGGATGCGGTGTACTACCCCGAAGAAGGGCATGGCTTCATCAAGCGGGAGCATCAGGTGGATGAGCTGACGCGGTCGGTGGGCTGGTTCGACAAGTATCTTAA
- a CDS encoding threonine dehydratase, whose translation MTLGDVKVLPGLDEIKAAAELIYKTMPATPQYSWPLLNERASQIAGAVEVWVKHENHTPVGAFKVRGGLVYMDWLRHERPEVKTVVSATRGNHGQSMAFAGKQLGLRVVIVVPFGNSPEKNRSMRCLGAELVEFGNDFQEASEHAAYLEGKFGWHRVPSFDLRLVTGVSTYAWEMFTACPELETFYVPIGMGSGVCGTIAARNALGLKTKVVGVVSTHAPAYALSFAAGHVREHESTTEIADGVACRKPDETTLEILKAGMDRILMVDDKAVKEAMRAYFVDTHNVAEGAGAIGLAALLMDRPKGGKRVGTVLCGGNVDSDVFGSVLCDGGLS comes from the coding sequence ATGACGTTAGGTGATGTGAAGGTACTGCCGGGGCTAGATGAGATTAAGGCTGCGGCCGAGTTGATCTACAAGACGATGCCGGCTACGCCACAGTACAGCTGGCCGCTGCTGAATGAACGGGCTTCGCAGATCGCCGGGGCGGTTGAGGTTTGGGTGAAGCATGAGAACCATACGCCGGTGGGCGCGTTCAAGGTTCGCGGCGGGTTGGTGTATATGGACTGGCTGCGGCATGAGCGGCCAGAGGTGAAGACGGTGGTGTCGGCGACGCGCGGGAATCATGGTCAGTCGATGGCGTTTGCCGGCAAGCAGCTTGGACTGCGGGTGGTGATCGTGGTGCCGTTTGGAAACAGCCCGGAGAAGAACCGTTCGATGCGGTGTCTGGGTGCGGAGCTGGTGGAGTTTGGCAACGACTTTCAGGAGGCAAGCGAACATGCGGCTTATCTGGAGGGGAAGTTTGGCTGGCATCGCGTGCCGAGCTTTGATCTGCGGCTGGTAACGGGCGTGTCGACGTATGCGTGGGAGATGTTTACTGCTTGCCCGGAGCTTGAGACGTTCTATGTGCCGATTGGGATGGGGTCGGGTGTGTGCGGGACGATTGCGGCGCGGAATGCGCTGGGGTTGAAGACGAAGGTGGTGGGTGTGGTGTCGACCCATGCACCTGCCTATGCGTTGTCGTTTGCGGCGGGGCATGTGCGGGAGCATGAGTCGACCACCGAGATCGCCGATGGTGTCGCTTGCAGGAAGCCGGATGAGACGACGCTGGAGATCTTGAAGGCGGGGATGGATCGTATTCTGATGGTCGATGACAAGGCGGTGAAGGAGGCGATGCGCGCTTACTTCGTCGACACGCATAACGTGGCGGAGGGTGCGGGGGCGATTGGCCTGGCTGCGCTGCTGATGGATCGGCCGAAGGGTGGAAAGCGCGTGGGGACAGTCTTGTGTGGCGGGAATGTGGATAGCGACGTGTTTGGCAGCGTGTTGTGCGACGGCGGGTTGAGCTGA